A stretch of the Equus caballus isolate H_3958 breed thoroughbred chromosome X, TB-T2T, whole genome shotgun sequence genome encodes the following:
- the MED12 gene encoding mediator of RNA polymerase II transcription subunit 12 isoform X13: MAAFGILSYEHRPLKRPRLGPPDVYPQDPKQKEDELTALNVKQGFNNQPAVSGDEHGSAKNVNFNPAKISSNFSSIIAEKLRCNTLPDTGRRKPQVNQKDNFWLVTARSQSAINTWFTDLAGTKPLTQLAKKVPIFSKKEEVFGYLAKYTVPVMRAAWLIKMTCAYYAAITETKVKKRHVIDPFMEWTQIITKYLWEQLQKMAEYYRPGPAGSGGCGSTIGPLPHDVEVAIRQWDYNEKLAMFMFQDGMLDRHEFLTWVLECFEKIRPGEDELLKLLLPLLLRYSGEFVQSAYLSRRLAYFCTRRLALQLDGVSSHSSHVMSAQSTGTLPTTPAPQPPTSSTPSTPFSDLLMCPQHRPLVFGLSCILQTILLCCPSALVWHYSLTDSRIKTGSPLDHLPIAPSNLPMPEGNSAFTQQVRAKLREIEQQIKERGQAVEVRWSFDKCQEATAGFTIGRVLHTLEVLDSHSFERSDFSNSLDSLCNRIFGLGPSKDGHEISSDDDAVVSLLCEWAVSCKRSGRHRAMVVAKLLEKRQAEIEAERCGESEAADEKGSIASGSLSAPSAPIFQDVLLQFLDTQAPMLTDPRSESERVEFFNLVLLFCELIRHDVFSHNMYTCTLISRGDLAFGAPGPRPPSPFDDPADDPERKEAEGSSSSKLEDPGLSESMDIDPSSSVLFEDMEKPDFSLFSPTMPCEGKGSPSPEKPDVEKEVKPPPKEKIEGTLGVLYDQPRHVQYATHFPIPQEESCSHECNQRLVVLFGVGKQRDDARHAIKKITKDILKVLNRKGTAETGGEDGQKRRRNRPEAFPTAEDIFAKFQHLSHYDQHQVTAQVSRNVLEQITSFALGMSYHLPLVQHVQFIFDLMEYSLSISGLIDFAIQLLNELSVVEAELLLKSSDLVGSYTTSLCLCIVAVLRHYHACLILNQDQMAQVFEGLCGVVKHGMNRSDGSSAERCILAYLYDLYTSCSHLKSKFGELFSDFCSKVKNTIYCNVEPSESNMRWAPEFMIDTLENPAAHTFTYTGLGKSLSENPANRYSFVCNALMHVCVGHHDPDRVNDIAILCAELTGYCKSLSAEWLGVLKALCCSSNNGTCGFNDLLCNVDVSDLSFHDSLATFVAILIARQCLLLEDLIRCAAIPSLLNAACSEQDSEPGARLTCRILLHLFKTPQLNPCQSDGTPSPDKPTVGIRSSCDRHLLAASQNRIVDGAVFAVLKAVFVLGDAELKGSGFTVTGGTEELPEEEGGGGSGGRRQGGRNISVETASLDVYAKYVLRSICQQEWVGERCLKSLCEDSNDLQDPVLSSAQAQRLMQLICYPHRLLDNEDGENPQRQRIKRILQNLDQWTMRQSSLELQLMIKQTPNNEMNSLLENIAKATIEVFQQSAETGSSSGNTASNMPSSSKTKPVLSSLERSGVWLVAPLIAKLPTSVQGHVLKAAGEELEKGQHLGSSSRKERDRQKQKSMSLLSQQPFLSLVLTCLKGQDEQREGLLTSLYSQVHQIVNNWRDDQYLDDCKPKQLMHEALKLRLNLVGGMFDTVQRSTQQTTEWAVLLLEIIISGTVDMQSNNELFTTVLDMLSVLINGTLAADMSSISQGSMEENKRAYMNLVKKLRKELGERQSDSLEKVRQLLPLPKQTRDVITCEPQGSLIDTKGNKIAGFDSIFKKEGLQVSTKQKISPWDLFEGLKPSAPLSWGWFGTVRVDRRVARGEEQQRLLLYHTHLRPRPRAYYLEPLPLPPEDEEPPAPTPLEPEKKAPEPPKTDKPGAAPPSTEERKKKSTKGKKRSQPAAKTEDYGMGPGRSGPYGVTVPPDLLHHANPGSISHLSYRQGSIGLYTQNQPLPAGGPRVDPYRPMRLPMQKLPTRPPYPGVLPTAVTGVMGLEPSSYKTSVYRQQQPAVPQGQRLRQQLQAKIQSQGMLGQSSVHQMTPSSSYGLQTSQGYTPYVSHVGLQQHTGPAGTMVPPSYSSQPYQSTHPSTNPTLVDPTRHLQQRPSGYVHQQAPTYGHGLTSSQRFSHQTLQQTPMMGTMTPLGAQGVQAGVRSASILPEQQQQQQQQQQQQQQQQQQQQQQQQQQQQQQYHIRQQQQQQILRQQQQQQQQQQQQQQQQQQQQQQQQQQQQAHQQQQQQAAPPQPQPQSQPQFQRQGLQQTQQQQQTAALVRQLQQQLSNTQPQPSTNLFGRF; this comes from the exons ATGGCGGCCTTCGGGATCTTGAGCTACGAACACCGGCCCCTGAAGCGGCCGCGGCTGGGGCCTCCCGATGTGTACCCTCAAGATCCCAAACAGAAGGAG GATGAACTGACGGCCCTGAATGTAAAACAAGGCTTCAATAACCAGCCTGCTGTCTCTGGGGATGAACATGGCAGTGCCAAGAACGTCAACTTCAATCCTGCCAAG ATCAGTTCCAACTTCAGCAGCATTATTGCAGAGAAGTTACGTTGTAACACCCTCCCTGACACTGGTCGCAGGAAGCCCCAAGTGAACCAGAAGGACAACTTCTGGCTGGTGACGGCGCGATCCCAGAGTGCCATTAACACCTGGTTCACTGACCTGGCTGGCACCAAGCCACTCACACAACTAGCCAAAAAG GTCCCCATTTTCAGTAAGAAGGAAGAAGTGTTTGGGTACTTAGCCAAATACACAGTGCCTGTGATGCGGGCTGCCTGGCTCATTAAGATGACCTGTGCCTACTATGCAGCAATCACTGAGACCAAGGTTAAGAAGAGACATGTCATTGACCCCTTCATGG AATGGACTCAGATCATCACCAAGTACTTATGGGAGCAGCTGCAAAAGATGGCTGAATACTACCGGCCAGGGCCTGCAGGAAGCGGGGGCTGTGGTTCCACTATAGGGCCCTTGCCCCATGATGTAGAAGTGGCAATCCGGCAGTGGGACTACAATGAGAAGCTGGCCATGTTCATGTTTCAG GATGGAATGCTGGACAGACATGAGTTCCTGACCTGGGTACTTGAGTGTTTTGAGAAAATCCGCCCTGGAGAGGATGAATTGCTTAAACTGCTGTTGCCCCTGCTGCTTCGA TACTCTGGGGAATTCGTTCAGTCTGCATACCTCTCTCGCCGCCTTGCCTACTTCTGTACCCGGAGGCTGGCCCTGCAGCTGGATGGCGTGAGCAGTCACTCGTCTCATGTGATGTCTGCTCAGTCGACAGGCACACTGCCCACCACCCCTGCTCCTCAGCCCCCGACTAGCAGCACACCCTCTACACCCTTTAGTGACCTACTTATGTGCCCTCAGCACCGGCCCCTAGTTTTTGGCCTCAGCTGTATCCTTCAG ACCATCCTCCTGTGTTGTCCTAGTGCCCTGGTTTGGCACTACTCACTGACTGATAGCCGAATTAAGACTGGCTCACCACTTGACCACCTGCCTATTGCCCCCTCCAACCTGCCCATGCCAGAGGGCAACAGTGCCTTCACTCAGCAG GTCCGTGCAAAGTTGCGGGAGATTGAGCAGCAGATCAAGGAGCGAGGACAGGCAGTTGAGGTTCGCTGGTCTTTTGATAAGTGCCAGGAAGCTACTGCAG GCTTCACCATTGGACGGGTGCTCCATACTTTGGAAGTGCTGGACAGCCATAGTTTTGAGCGCTCTGACTTCAGCAACTCTCTTGACTCCTTGTGTAACCGAATCTTTGGATTGGGGCCTAGCAAGGATGGGCATGAG ATCTCCTCAGATGATGATGCTGTGGTATCATTACTGTGTGAATGGGCTGTCAGCTGCAAGCGTTCTGGTCGGCATCGTGCTATGGTGGTAGCCAAGCTGCTGGAGAAGAGACAGGCAGAGATTGAGGCTGAG CGTTGTGGAGAATCAGAAGCCGCAGATGAAAAGGGTTCCATCGCCTCTGGCTCCCTTTCTGCTCCTAGTGCTCCCATTTTCCAGGATGTTCTCCTGCAGTTTCTGGATACACAGGCTCCCATGCTGA CGGACCCCCGAAGTGAGAGTGAGCGGGTGGAGTTCTTTAACTTGGTACTGCTGTTCTGTGAACTCATTCGACATGATGTTTTCTCCCACAACATGTATACTTGCACCCTCATCTCCCGAGGGGACCTTGCCTTTGGAGCCCCTGGTCCCCGGCCTCCCTCTCCCTTTGATGACCCTGCTGATGACCCAGAGCGCAAGGAGGCTGAGGGCAGCAGCAGTAGCAAGCTGGAG GATCCGGGGCTCTCGGAGTCTATGGACATAGACCCTAGTTCCAGTGTACTGTTTGAGGACATGGAGAAGCCTGATTTCTCA TTGTTCTCTCCTACTATGCCCTGTGAGGGGAAGGGCAGTCCATCCCCTGAGAAACCAGATGTTGAGAAGGAGGTGAAGCCCCCACCCAAGGAGAAGATAGAAGGGACCCTTGGGGTTCTTTATGACCAGCCACGGCATGTGCAGTATGCCACACACTTTCCCATCCCCCAG GAGGAGTCATGCAGCCATGAGTGCAACCAGCGGTTGGTCGTACTGTTTGGGGTGGGAAAGCAGCGAGATGATGCCCGACATGCCATCAAGAAAATAACCAAGGATATCCTGAAGGTTCTGAACCGCAAGGGGACGGCGGAAACTG GTGGGGAGGATGGGCAGAAGCGACGGCGCAACCGGCCTGAAGCCTTCCCCACTGCTGAAGATATCTTTGCTAAGTTCCAGCATCTTTCACATTATGACCAACACCAGGTCACGGCTCAG GTCTCCCGGAATGTTCTGGAGCAGATCACGAGTTTTGCCCTTGGCATGTCATACCACTTGCCTCTGGTGCAGCATGTGCAGTTCATCTTCGACCTCATGGAATATTCACTCAGCATCAGTGGCCTCATCGACTTTGCCATTCAG CTACTGAATGAACTGAGTGTAGTTGAGGCTGAGTTGCTTCTCAAATCCTCGGATCTGGTGGGCAGCTACACTACCAGCCTGTGCCTGTGCATTGTGGCTGTCCTGCGGCACTATCATGCCTGCCTCATCCTCAACCAGGACCAGATGGCACAGGTCTTTGAGGG GCTGTGTGGCGTAGTGAAGCATGGGATGAACCGGTCAGATGGCTCCTCTGCAGAACGCTGTATCCTTGCTTATCTCTATGATCTGTACACCTCCTGTAGCCATTTAAAGAGCAAATTTGGGGAGCTCTTCAG CGACTTCTGCTCCAAGGTGAAGAACACCATCTACTGCAACGTGGAGCCGTCAGAATCCAATATGCGCTGGGCACCTGAGTTCATGATTGACACTCTGGAGAACCCTGCAGCTCACACCTTCACCTACACGGGGCTAGGCAAGAGTCTTAGTGAGAACCCTGCTAACCGCTACAGCTTTGTCTGCAATGCCCTTATGCACGTCTGTGTGGGGCACCATGATCCCGATAG GGTGAATGACATCGCAATCCTGTGTGCAGAGCTGACCGGCTATTGCAAGTCACTGAGTGCGGAATGGCTAGGAGTCCTTAAAGCCTTGTGCTGCTCCTCTAACAATGGCACTTGTGGTTTCAACGACCTCCTCTGCAATGTAGAT GTCAGTGACCTGTCTTTTCATGATTCCCTGGCTACTTTTGTTGCCATCCTCATCGCTCGGCAGTGTTTGCTCCTAGAGGATCTGATTCGCTGTGCTGCCATCCCTTCACTCCTTAATGCTG CTTGCAGTGAGCAGGATTCTGAGCCCGGGGCCCGACTTACCTGCCGCATCCTCCTTCACCTTTTCAAGACACCTCAACTCAATCCTTGCCAGTCGGATGGAA CTCCTTCCCCAGACAAGCCTACTGTAGGAATCCGCTCCTCCTGTGACCGCCACCTGCTGGCTGCCTCCCAGAACCGCATCGTGGATGGAGCTGTGTTTGCTGTTCTCAAGGCTGTGTTTGTACTTG GCGATGCGGAACTGAAGGGTTCAGGCTTCACTGTGACAGGAGGAACAGAAGAACTtccagaggaggaggggggaggtggCAGTGGCGGTCGGAGGCAGGGTGGCCGCAACATCTCTGTGGAGACAGCCAGTCTGGATGTCTATGCCAAGTACGTGCTGCGCAGCATCTGCCAACAG GAATGGGTAGGAGAACGTTGCCTTAAATCGCTGTGTGAGGACAGCAATGACCTACAAGACCCAGTGTTGAGTAGCGCCCAGGCCCAGCGCCTCATGCAGCTCATCTGCTACCCACATCGGCTGCTGGACAATGAGGATGGGGAAAATCCCCAGCGACAACGCATTAAGCGTATTCTCCAG AACTTGGACCAGTGGACCATGCGTCAGTCTTCCCTGGAGCTGCAGCTCATGATCAAGCAGACCCCTAACAAT GAGATGAACTCCCTCTTAGAGAACATTGCCAAGGCCACAATCGAGGTGTTCCAACAGTCAGCAGAGACAGGGTCATCTTCTGGAAACACTGCAAGCAACATGCCCAGCAGCAGCAAGACCAAGCCTGTGCTCAG CTCTCTGGAGCGCTCTGGTGTATGGCTGGTGGCCCCCCTCATTGCTAAACTGCCCACCTCAGTCCAGGGGCATGTGTTAAAGGCTGCTGGGGAGGAATTGGAGAAGGGCCAGCACCTGGGTTCCTCTTCCCGCAAAGAACGTGATCGACAAAAGCAAAAGAG TATGTCCCTGTTGAGCCAGCAGCCTTTCTTGTCCCTGGTGCTGACGTGTCTGAAAGGGCAGGATGAGCAGCGTGAGGGACTCCTTACCTCCCTTTACAGCCAAGTGCACCAG ATTGTGAATAATTGGCGAGATGACCAGTACTTAGATGATTGCAAACCAAAGCAGCTAATGCATGAGGCACTCAAACTGCGGCTCAACCTG GTGGGGGGCATGTTTGACACGGTGCAGCGCAGCACCCAACAGACCACAGAGTGGGCTGTGCTCCTCCTGGAGATCATCATCAGCGGCACTGTCGACATGCAGTCCAACAA CGAGCTCTTCACCACTGTATTGGACATGCTGAGCGTGCTCATCAATGGGACCCTGGCTGCGGACATGTCCAGCATCTCTCAAGGCAGCATGGAGGAAAACAAACGCGCCTACATGAACCTGGTGAAGAAGCTGCGG AAAGAGTTGGGGGAGCGCCAATCAGACAGTCTGGAAAAAGTTCGCcagctgctgccactgcccaAGCAGACCCGAGATGTCATCACATGTGAGCCACAGGGCTCCCTTATTGACACCAAGGGCAACAAGATTGCCGGCTTTGATTCCATCTTCAAGAAAGAG GGTCTACAGGTTTCCACCAAACAAAAGATCTCTCCCTGGGATCTTTTTGAGGGGCTGAAGCCGTCTGCACCACTCTCTTGGGGCTGGTTTGGAACAGTCCGGGTCGACAGGCGAGTGGCCCGAGGCGAGGAGCAGCAGCGGTTGCTGCTCTACCACACACACCTGCGGCCCCGGCCCCGTGCCTATTACCTGgagccactgccactgccaccagAGGATGAGGAGCCCCCCGCTCCCACCCCGCTAGAGCCTGAGAAAAAGGCTCCAGAGCCCCCCAAAACTGACAAGCCTGGGGCTGCTCCACCTAGTACTGAGGAACGCAAGAAGAAGTCCACGAAGGGCAAGAAACGCAGCCAGCCTGCTGCCAAGACGGAG GACTATGGAATGGGCCCAGGGCGGAGTGGCCCCTATGGTGTGACCGTGCCTCCGGACCTCCTGCACCACGCCAACCCTGGTTCCATATCCCACCTTAGCTACAGGCAGGGTTCCATAGGCCTGTACACCCAGAACCAGCCACTACCTGCAG GTGGCCCTCGTGTGGACCCATACCGCCCTATGCGGTTACCAATGCAGAAGCTGCCGACCCGACCACCTTACCCTGGAGTGCTACCCACAGCCGTGACTGGCGTCATGGGACTGGAACCCTCTTCCTACAAGACCTCTGTGTACCGACAGCAGCAGCCTGCGGTGCCCCAAGGACAGCGCCTTCGCCAACAGCTCCAGGCAAAGATA CAGAGTCAGGGGATGTTGGGACAGTCATCTGTCCATCAGATGACTCCCAGCTCTTCCTACGGTTTGCAGACCTCCCAG ggCTATACTCCTTATGTTTCTCATGTGGGATTGCAGCAACACACAGGCCCCGCAGGTACCATGGTGCCCCCCAGCTACTCCAGCCAGCCTTATCAGAGCACCCACCCTTCTACCAATCCTACTCTTGTAGATCCTACTCGCCACCTGCAACAGCGGCCCAGTGGCTATGTGCACCAGCAGGCCCCAACCTACGGACATGGGCTGACCTCCAGTCAGAG GTTTTCACACCAGACACTGCAGCAAACACCCATGATGGGTACCATGACTCCACTGGGCGCCCAGGGCGTCCAGGCCGGCGTCCGATCAGCTTCCATCTTGCCtgagcagcagcaacagcagcagcagcagcagcagcagcagcagcaacagcagcagcagcagcagcagcagcagcagcagcagcaacagcagcaataCCACAtccggcagcagcagcagcagcagatccTGCGG cagcagcagcagcaacagcagcagcagcagcagcagcagcaacagcagcagcagcaacagcaacagcagcagcagcaacagcaagcacaccagcagcagcagcagcaggcggctcctccccaaccccagccccagtCCCAGCCCCAG TTCCAGCGCCAGGGGCTTCAGCAGACACAGCAACAGCAACAGACAGCAGCTTTGGTCCGGCAGCTCCAACAACAGCTCTCCA ATACCCAGCCACAGCCCAGTACCAACCTATTTGGACGCTTCTGA